In Bacillus toyonensis BCT-7112, a single window of DNA contains:
- a CDS encoding ABC transporter ATP-binding protein codes for MTKQREKLIEVKNVKQHFDVSGGVVKAVNDISFDIFRGETFGLVGESGCGKSTTGRTIIRLYDATAGEVLFDGENVHGKKSRAELKKFNRKMQMIFQDPYASLNPRMTVGDIIAEGIDIHGLAKSKKERMDRVHELLNTVGLNKEHANRFPHEFSGGQRQRIGIARALAVEPEFIIADEPISALDVSIQAQVVNLLKQLQKEKGLTYLFIAHDLSMVKYISDRIGVMYRGQIVELTTSDELYANPIHPYTKSLLSAIPLPDPDYERNRKRIVYDPSQHDYGNEAPTMREIRPGHFVLCSEAEYKKYKEIYQ; via the coding sequence ATGACTAAACAACGTGAGAAATTAATTGAAGTAAAAAATGTAAAACAACACTTCGACGTGAGTGGTGGTGTTGTCAAAGCGGTTAATGATATTTCATTTGATATTTTCCGCGGAGAAACATTCGGGCTTGTAGGAGAATCTGGTTGTGGTAAATCAACAACTGGAAGAACGATTATTCGTTTATATGATGCAACTGCTGGTGAAGTGTTGTTCGATGGTGAAAACGTACATGGTAAGAAATCACGCGCAGAACTGAAGAAGTTCAACCGTAAAATGCAAATGATTTTCCAAGATCCATATGCATCATTAAACCCTCGTATGACAGTAGGGGATATTATTGCAGAAGGTATTGATATTCACGGATTAGCAAAAAGTAAAAAAGAACGTATGGACCGTGTTCATGAACTGTTAAACACAGTTGGTTTAAATAAAGAACACGCAAACCGTTTCCCGCACGAATTCTCGGGTGGACAACGTCAACGTATCGGTATCGCTCGTGCGCTTGCTGTAGAACCTGAATTTATCATTGCCGATGAGCCAATCTCAGCACTTGACGTATCGATCCAGGCGCAAGTTGTAAACTTACTGAAACAGTTACAAAAAGAAAAAGGTTTAACATACTTATTCATTGCCCATGATTTATCAATGGTAAAATACATTAGTGACCGCATCGGCGTAATGTATCGTGGTCAAATCGTTGAGCTAACAACAAGTGATGAGTTATATGCGAATCCAATTCATCCATATACAAAATCACTATTATCAGCGATTCCGCTTCCAGATCCAGATTATGAGCGCAATCGTAAACGTATCGTATACGATCCATCGCAGCATGATTATGGTAATGAAGCACCAACAATGCGTGAAATTCGCCCAGGACATTTCGTATTATGTTCTGAAGCAGAGTACAAGAAATATAAAGAGATTTATCAATAA
- a CDS encoding peptide ABC transporter substrate-binding protein, translating into MKKKMPVFVLSTVAMSMILGACSYQKDEQSQANAKGDSGKSGAKQVINLIETQEIPTMDPALSADAVSSRVMTNTMEGLYSLGKDDKLVPGVAKEFKKSEDGKKYTFKLREDAKWSNGEPVTAKDFVYAWQRAINPDTAAKSAYIMYDIKNAEKINKKEMSPDQLGVKAIDDYTLEVELDNSIPYLVDLMVYPIFYPVNEKFVKEQGTKFGLEANTTLYNGPFTLSDWQHERSFKMTKSPSYWENKEVKIEEVNFNIVKDTSTPINLYETNAVDRATLLAEFIDKYKGKPDFQTVEDTSVFFLRLNQKDPALANKNIRKAISLAFERKPFVDTLLNNGSKPATGLIPDNFIKGPDKKDFRAVNGDIVKPNVKEAKKYWEAGKKELGKNEIELELLNEDVELSKKTGEYLKGELEKNLPGLTVKIKQQPFAQKLKLEDAGDYVMSFSGWSADFPDPVTYLDMFVTDGSQNKMKYSNPKYDEIIMKAKKDGSDVNARWKNLLEAEKMLLDDAAIVPVYQRGRAYLQRDSIKNMYNHKYGGDLSFKWASVEK; encoded by the coding sequence ATGAAAAAAAAGATGCCGGTTTTTGTATTATCAACGGTAGCAATGAGCATGATTTTAGGGGCATGTAGTTATCAAAAAGATGAACAATCGCAAGCGAACGCAAAAGGGGATAGCGGGAAGAGCGGTGCGAAGCAAGTTATTAACTTAATTGAAACGCAAGAAATTCCAACGATGGATCCAGCATTATCAGCTGATGCAGTTTCTTCAAGAGTAATGACTAATACGATGGAAGGCTTATACAGTTTAGGAAAAGATGATAAGCTAGTTCCAGGTGTAGCGAAGGAATTCAAAAAGTCAGAAGACGGTAAAAAATATACATTTAAATTACGTGAAGACGCAAAATGGTCAAATGGTGAGCCTGTGACGGCGAAAGATTTCGTGTATGCATGGCAAAGAGCGATTAACCCAGACACAGCTGCGAAATCAGCGTACATTATGTATGATATAAAAAATGCAGAGAAAATTAATAAAAAAGAGATGAGTCCAGACCAATTAGGCGTAAAAGCAATTGATGACTATACATTAGAAGTGGAATTAGACAATTCAATTCCATATCTTGTAGATTTAATGGTATATCCAATCTTCTATCCTGTGAATGAAAAGTTTGTAAAAGAGCAGGGGACGAAGTTTGGTTTAGAAGCAAATACAACACTATATAATGGACCGTTTACACTAAGTGATTGGCAACATGAACGTAGCTTTAAAATGACAAAGAGCCCATCTTATTGGGAAAATAAAGAAGTGAAGATTGAGGAAGTAAACTTTAATATTGTAAAAGATACGTCTACGCCAATCAATTTATATGAAACAAACGCAGTCGATCGAGCGACGTTATTAGCAGAGTTCATCGATAAATATAAAGGAAAACCAGATTTCCAAACAGTAGAAGATACATCTGTATTCTTCCTTCGTTTAAATCAAAAAGATCCAGCGTTAGCAAATAAAAATATTCGTAAAGCAATTTCTCTTGCTTTTGAACGTAAGCCGTTTGTTGACACGCTATTAAATAACGGTTCTAAGCCAGCGACAGGATTAATTCCTGATAACTTCATTAAAGGACCGGATAAAAAGGACTTCCGTGCTGTAAATGGAGATATTGTAAAACCAAACGTGAAAGAAGCGAAGAAGTATTGGGAAGCTGGTAAAAAAGAGCTTGGTAAAAATGAAATCGAATTAGAGCTATTAAATGAAGACGTTGAATTATCGAAGAAAACTGGTGAATATTTAAAAGGTGAGTTAGAAAAGAATTTACCAGGTTTAACAGTGAAAATTAAACAACAACCATTTGCACAAAAACTAAAATTAGAAGATGCGGGCGATTACGTCATGTCATTCTCTGGATGGAGTGCAGACTTCCCAGATCCAGTTACATACCTTGATATGTTTGTAACGGACGGATCACAAAATAAAATGAAATATTCTAACCCGAAATATGATGAGATTATCATGAAAGCGAAGAAAGATGGAAGCGATGTAAATGCTCGTTGGAAAAACTTACTAGAAGCAGAGAAAATGTTACTTGATGATGCTGCGATTGTTCCGGTATATCAACGTGGTAGAGCATACTTACAAAGAGATTCAATTAAAAATATGTACAACCATAAATATGGTGGCGATTTAAGCTTTAAATGGGCGTCAGTAGAGAAATAA
- the mecA gene encoding adaptor protein MecA, giving the protein MEIERINDHTMKFFITYIDIEDRGFNREEIWYDRERSEELFWEMMDEARDHDDFFIDGPLWIQVQAVDKGIEVLVTKAELSKDGQKLELPIGVDKIIDIPLDEGIESLFQQELVEEVEEQTGTNFNEDGTFGFLIKFNDFEDVISLSHRLIFEDIKDELYSFDDRYYVYVEFDEVLHDEEEIDRILSIILEYGEESTLTIHRVSEYGKQIVKERALETIRNNFPAKT; this is encoded by the coding sequence TTGGAAATTGAAAGAATTAACGATCATACGATGAAGTTTTTTATTACGTACATTGATATAGAGGACAGAGGGTTTAATCGTGAAGAAATTTGGTATGACCGCGAACGTAGTGAAGAGCTCTTTTGGGAGATGATGGACGAAGCTCGTGATCATGATGACTTCTTTATTGATGGACCGTTATGGATTCAAGTGCAAGCAGTCGATAAAGGGATTGAAGTACTTGTCACGAAAGCCGAGCTCTCAAAGGATGGACAAAAGCTAGAGCTACCGATAGGTGTAGACAAAATTATAGACATTCCTTTAGATGAGGGTATCGAGTCATTATTCCAGCAAGAATTAGTGGAAGAGGTAGAAGAACAAACAGGAACAAACTTTAATGAAGATGGTACGTTTGGCTTTTTAATTAAGTTTAATGATTTTGAAGATGTTATTTCATTAAGTCATCGTCTTATCTTTGAAGATATAAAAGATGAGCTGTATTCATTTGATGACCGCTATTATGTATATGTGGAATTCGATGAAGTGCTACATGATGAAGAAGAAATTGATCGTATTTTAAGTATTATTTTAGAATATGGAGAAGAATCAACTTTAACAATTCATCGTGTGAGTGAGTATGGGAAACAAATTGTGAAAGAGCGTGCGCTTGAAACAATTCGCAATAATTTTCCTGCTAAAACGTAG
- a CDS encoding MATE family efflux transporter, with product MLRYTLLKIDIGKEGTDMTAIHSKNGPTEKLSLFLLTWPIFLEVFLFMLMGIADTFMLSALSDDAVSGVGAANQYLHIAILVLEVIGNGAAIVVSQYLGSKRFMEASKISALAVTLNLVVGLVISAGFLLFSKHMMMAMNLQGDVLTYAQSYLSIVGGAIFLQAIINSLAAIIRVHGFTKQAMFVSLGMNIIHIAGNYVLIFGKFGFPELGVQGAAISSAVSRLLTLIVFFWLLYRVMEYRVKLQYYFTLSKEYVGKILKIGIPSAFEQVMYQACQIVFLYYATYLGTESLAARQYATNISMFTYLFAIAIGMGTAIIVGRLVGGNEKDEAYTRVWKSVQWAIGVTLFMVALVITFRTQLMGVFTDNPHIIALGASVLLLSVLLETGRTMNIVIINSLRAAGDAKYPVLIGAFSMVLMSLPLGYFFAFHLDMGLVGIWLAIAIDEWTRAIIMFFRWRSRAWESYTLVKPNEQEENVSVQAQ from the coding sequence ATGTTACGATACACTTTGCTAAAAATAGATATCGGTAAAGAGGGGACGGACATGACAGCAATTCACTCAAAAAACGGGCCGACAGAAAAATTAAGTTTATTCTTATTAACATGGCCTATTTTTCTAGAAGTTTTTCTTTTTATGTTGATGGGGATCGCTGATACTTTCATGTTAAGTGCATTATCAGACGATGCTGTATCTGGGGTTGGTGCAGCGAATCAATATCTTCATATCGCTATTTTGGTACTAGAAGTAATCGGGAATGGCGCTGCGATCGTCGTATCTCAATACCTCGGTTCCAAACGTTTTATGGAAGCATCTAAAATATCAGCATTAGCCGTCACATTAAATTTAGTGGTCGGACTCGTTATAAGTGCTGGTTTTCTTTTATTTTCAAAACATATGATGATGGCAATGAATTTACAAGGCGATGTACTAACGTATGCACAAAGCTATTTATCCATCGTCGGAGGGGCCATTTTCCTTCAAGCTATTATTAACTCGTTAGCCGCAATTATTCGCGTTCACGGCTTTACAAAGCAAGCAATGTTTGTTTCGCTTGGAATGAATATTATTCATATCGCCGGAAACTACGTACTTATTTTCGGGAAGTTCGGTTTCCCTGAACTTGGTGTACAAGGGGCCGCGATTTCTTCCGCTGTCAGTCGACTACTGACACTGATTGTGTTCTTCTGGTTACTATACCGCGTTATGGAATACCGTGTAAAATTACAATATTACTTCACCTTATCAAAAGAATACGTGGGGAAAATTTTAAAAATTGGCATTCCATCTGCTTTTGAACAAGTCATGTATCAAGCTTGCCAAATTGTCTTCCTGTACTACGCAACTTACTTAGGAACAGAATCGTTAGCTGCTAGACAATATGCTACTAACATTTCCATGTTTACTTATTTATTCGCAATTGCAATCGGTATGGGAACAGCTATTATCGTGGGACGCCTAGTTGGCGGAAATGAAAAAGATGAAGCATACACACGTGTATGGAAAAGTGTACAATGGGCAATTGGTGTGACTTTATTTATGGTCGCTCTCGTTATTACATTCCGCACACAATTAATGGGGGTATTTACTGATAATCCTCATATTATCGCTCTAGGGGCAAGCGTTCTTTTACTAAGTGTACTACTCGAAACAGGACGTACGATGAACATCGTCATCATTAATTCCCTTCGTGCAGCCGGTGATGCAAAATATCCAGTTTTAATTGGTGCGTTCTCTATGGTGTTAATGAGTTTGCCACTCGGTTACTTTTTCGCCTTCCATTTAGATATGGGACTCGTTGGTATTTGGCTAGCGATTGCTATCGATGAATGGACGCGGGCAATTATTATGTTCTTCCGCTGGAGAAGTAGAGCATGGGAAAGTTACACACTTGTTAAACCGAATGAGCAAGAAGAGAATGTTTCTGTTCAGGCGCAGTAG
- a CDS encoding competence protein CoiA, protein MIIMFIAKRENGEKIHLLYNRNEELLQRMRKRERFFCIACGKEVQMKLGKQKSWHFAHKKVESCLAFYEAESIYHMHGKELLYRWLKRQNFHVDIERYLPKIQQRPDIFVERAGREIAIEYQCANLSIEQLSKRTYSYWQAGIQVIWIIGGNQLKKQAAYWMKFSSLLAFSLQSYPQPFLIFFCPKQKSFMKCAFITPFSTNVSFSHIMYLPNDTTTFELLFSPVPFRKEILGQEWKKRKDYFRQNALSIWNYNHKSLLRLLYQFKCTPASFPSEIGVPLPSSFAFQTNPFTWQAFLYMKCIEKLAVGNCISLQYVCSYVKKYTKRRLLPYFSQHIWKVAVTEYMTFLCFVGVLRKVGTYTYRKMRNIVMLQTEEEVRKYDEICLTYALSLFETKFNMGEEKGDIIKNEREGIT, encoded by the coding sequence GTGATTATAATGTTTATCGCTAAAAGAGAAAACGGAGAGAAAATTCATCTACTCTATAATCGAAATGAAGAGCTTTTACAACGTATGCGTAAAAGGGAGCGTTTCTTTTGTATAGCTTGTGGAAAGGAAGTGCAAATGAAATTAGGGAAACAAAAAAGTTGGCATTTTGCTCATAAGAAAGTGGAGTCATGCCTTGCTTTTTATGAAGCAGAATCTATATATCATATGCACGGTAAAGAATTGCTATATAGATGGTTGAAACGTCAAAATTTCCATGTGGATATAGAGCGTTACCTTCCAAAAATCCAGCAAAGACCAGATATTTTCGTAGAGAGAGCAGGTAGGGAAATTGCGATTGAATATCAATGCGCCAATCTCTCCATAGAACAACTTTCTAAACGAACATACTCGTATTGGCAAGCGGGCATTCAGGTCATCTGGATCATTGGTGGAAATCAATTAAAAAAGCAAGCTGCATATTGGATGAAATTTTCCTCACTTCTGGCTTTCTCCTTACAATCTTATCCTCAGCCATTTCTCATTTTCTTCTGTCCGAAACAAAAATCATTTATGAAATGTGCCTTTATCACTCCGTTTTCTACAAACGTCTCTTTCTCACATATTATGTATTTACCAAACGATACAACTACTTTTGAATTACTCTTTTCCCCTGTTCCTTTCCGGAAAGAAATATTAGGACAGGAATGGAAGAAGCGAAAGGACTACTTTCGGCAAAATGCCCTGTCTATTTGGAATTATAATCATAAGTCACTATTACGCCTCTTATATCAATTTAAATGTACTCCAGCGAGCTTTCCTTCTGAAATTGGTGTGCCACTCCCGTCTTCATTTGCTTTTCAAACAAATCCATTTACATGGCAAGCATTTCTATACATGAAGTGTATAGAAAAGCTTGCGGTAGGGAATTGTATTTCCCTTCAATATGTGTGTAGTTATGTAAAAAAATATACGAAAAGGCGCTTACTTCCGTACTTTTCACAACATATATGGAAAGTAGCGGTTACTGAATATATGACTTTTTTATGTTTTGTAGGCGTGTTGCGTAAAGTAGGAACTTATACGTACCGAAAAATGAGGAATATAGTTATGTTACAGACGGAGGAGGAAGTTAGGAAATATGATGAGATTTGCCTAACTTATGCGCTATCTCTATTTGAGACAAAGTTCAACATGGGAGAAGAAAAAGGGGATATAATAAAGAATGAACGTGAAGGAATTACATAA
- a CDS encoding cardiolipin synthase, translating to MKNTLKLIFFVLLLFALFVSLRMFIDVAFYSDVIGIKDVSILGIISILFTVSAFLIGCVIFLENRHPSKTLTWLIVLGIFPVFGFFAYLLFGQNFRRKRMFQKKALLDEQAFLQYKGHEDYEERMLRNHKHQELLFRLADRLGALNISFQTETRTLTNGDETFQAILDGLKRAKHHIHMEYYIVRDDKLGTEIKDILIQKSKEGVVVRFLYDAVGSFRLSNSYIEELNDAGVEMIPFFPVRFPILNDKINYRNHRKIVVIDGNEGFVGGLNIGDEYLGKDKYFGFWRDTHLYLRGEAVQSLQLIFLQDWFYMTGEAVLAPEYLQAKAVEGDHWGGVQLIAGGPDNKWETIKHLYFAMISSARKSIWIATPYFIPDDDILSALKVAALAGIDVRLLMPSKPDKRTVFYASRSYFPELLDAGVKIYEYEKGFLHSKVVIVDSDLASIGTANMDMRSFHLNFEVNAFLYDTDSIRKLVQDFKDDLEESSEIHVDRFHKRRLHRRIVESTYRLLSPLL from the coding sequence ATGAAAAATACGTTAAAGTTGATTTTCTTTGTTCTACTATTGTTCGCATTATTTGTTTCGTTACGTATGTTTATTGATGTAGCATTTTATTCGGATGTAATTGGGATAAAAGATGTTTCGATTTTAGGTATTATTAGTATTTTATTTACGGTATCTGCATTTTTAATTGGCTGCGTTATTTTCTTAGAAAACCGTCACCCGTCTAAAACACTTACATGGCTCATTGTGTTAGGTATTTTTCCGGTATTTGGATTCTTCGCTTATTTATTATTTGGACAAAACTTTCGGAGAAAGAGAATGTTCCAAAAGAAGGCGTTACTGGATGAACAGGCGTTTTTACAATATAAGGGGCATGAAGATTATGAAGAACGGATGTTACGTAATCATAAGCATCAAGAGCTGTTATTTCGTTTAGCGGACCGCTTAGGTGCTTTAAATATTTCATTTCAAACGGAAACGAGAACATTAACAAATGGGGATGAAACGTTTCAGGCCATTTTAGATGGATTAAAACGAGCGAAACACCACATTCATATGGAATATTACATTGTGCGTGATGATAAGCTTGGAACAGAAATTAAAGATATTTTAATACAAAAATCAAAAGAAGGCGTAGTCGTTCGGTTTTTATATGATGCGGTTGGAAGTTTTAGGTTATCGAATTCGTATATTGAAGAATTAAATGACGCAGGTGTCGAAATGATTCCGTTCTTTCCTGTGCGCTTTCCAATTTTAAACGATAAGATTAATTATCGAAACCACCGGAAAATCGTTGTTATTGATGGAAATGAAGGGTTTGTAGGTGGGTTAAATATTGGAGATGAATATTTAGGGAAGGATAAATATTTCGGTTTTTGGCGAGACACACATTTATATTTGCGTGGTGAGGCTGTTCAAAGTTTACAGCTTATTTTCCTTCAAGATTGGTTTTATATGACTGGTGAGGCAGTGCTGGCTCCAGAATATTTACAGGCAAAAGCAGTTGAAGGTGATCATTGGGGCGGAGTTCAGCTAATTGCAGGTGGACCAGATAATAAATGGGAAACGATTAAACATTTATATTTTGCAATGATCTCTTCTGCTCGGAAATCTATTTGGATTGCAACACCGTATTTCATTCCGGATGATGATATTTTATCTGCATTAAAGGTAGCGGCACTTGCTGGTATTGATGTTCGTTTATTAATGCCGAGTAAGCCTGATAAGCGCACTGTCTTTTATGCATCAAGATCATATTTCCCTGAGCTTTTAGATGCAGGAGTAAAGATATATGAATACGAAAAAGGTTTTCTTCATAGTAAAGTTGTCATCGTTGATTCTGATTTAGCTTCAATTGGGACAGCAAATATGGATATGAGAAGTTTTCATTTGAACTTTGAAGTGAATGCCTTTTTATATGATACAGATAGCATTCGAAAACTCGTTCAAGACTTTAAAGATGATTTAGAAGAATCAAGTGAAATTCATGTCGATCGTTTTCATAAAAGACGTCTTCATAGACGAATTGTTGAATCGACATATCGATTATTATCACCTTTATTATAA
- a CDS encoding TerC family protein, translating to MDLEFLTSVLMIVGIDVVLGGDNAIVIALASRNLPEAKRNKAILIGTLLAIVLRILLTIIAVYLLDIPFLQLIGGVLLTFIAVNLLTDNSNDLSSIQGKTTLFQAVRTIVFVDLVMGFDNVIAIAGAAHGRLLLVIIGLLISIPIIIWGSKLILILMERFPLLIYCGAAILAYTAGKMITHEDRLATFFHNNPSFTTSIPFLFIFTVLCIGIIVQQVRIRNVKQ from the coding sequence ATGGACTTAGAGTTTTTAACATCTGTACTAATGATTGTCGGTATTGATGTTGTATTAGGTGGTGACAATGCAATTGTCATTGCATTAGCTAGCCGGAATTTACCTGAAGCAAAACGAAATAAAGCCATTTTGATCGGTACTCTTTTAGCAATTGTGCTACGAATTCTTCTTACAATAATAGCTGTCTACTTACTCGACATTCCATTTTTACAGCTTATCGGCGGCGTTTTACTTACATTCATTGCAGTAAATTTATTAACTGATAATAGCAACGATCTTTCTTCTATTCAAGGGAAAACAACTTTATTCCAAGCTGTGCGTACAATTGTATTCGTGGATCTCGTTATGGGGTTTGACAATGTCATCGCTATTGCAGGTGCGGCTCACGGAAGATTATTACTCGTCATAATCGGGTTACTCATTTCTATTCCGATTATTATTTGGGGCAGCAAACTTATTTTAATCCTTATGGAACGCTTTCCACTTCTCATTTATTGCGGAGCAGCGATACTCGCCTATACAGCTGGAAAGATGATTACACACGAAGACAGACTTGCAACCTTTTTTCATAACAACCCAAGTTTCACTACAAGCATTCCTTTCTTGTTCATTTTCACTGTTCTATGCATCGGTATTATCGTTCAACAAGTTCGCATACGAAATGTGAAACAATAA
- the spx gene encoding transcriptional regulator Spx has product MVTLYSSPSCTSCRKAKLWLEENHIPYTERNIFSDPLTIEEIKEILRMTESGTDEIISTRSKVFQELNVNLESLPLQDLYKMIRDYPGILRRPIMIDEKRLQVGYNEDEIRRFLPRTVRTFQLREAQRLVN; this is encoded by the coding sequence ATGGTAACATTATATAGTTCTCCAAGCTGTACGTCTTGTAGAAAGGCGAAATTATGGCTAGAGGAAAATCATATTCCTTATACAGAACGTAATATTTTCTCAGATCCATTAACGATTGAGGAAATTAAAGAGATTTTACGTATGACAGAAAGCGGAACAGATGAGATTATTTCTACTCGTTCGAAAGTTTTCCAAGAATTAAATGTAAACTTAGAGTCTTTACCACTTCAAGATTTATATAAGATGATTCGTGACTATCCAGGGATTTTACGTCGTCCAATTATGATTGACGAGAAGCGTCTTCAAGTAGGTTACAATGAAGATGAAATCCGTCGTTTCTTACCACGTACAGTAAGAACGTTCCAATTACGTGAAGCACAACGTCTTGTAAATTAA
- a CDS encoding ABC transporter ATP-binding protein, whose translation MKTLLEVKDLQVSFDTHAGEVQAVRGVTFDLKKGETLAIVGESGSGKSVTSKALMGLIPNPPGRIKNGEIIFDGRDLTKLTEKEMQQVRGKDIAMIFQDPMTSLNPTMTIGNQIMEGLIKHQGMSRGDARKVALELIDLVGIPNPEARLKQYPHQFSGGMRQRVVIAMALACNPKLLIADEPTTALDVTIQAQILELMKDIQQKTEAAIIFITHDLGVVANVADRVAVMYAGKVVEIGTVDEIFYNPKHPYTWGLIASMPSLDGSEEELYAIPGTPPDLLKPPKGDAFAPRNPQALKIDFEMEPPLFKVSDTHYAATWLLHEQAPEVKPPAVVEKRILQMKAGEQHD comes from the coding sequence ATGAAAACATTGTTAGAGGTAAAAGATTTACAAGTCTCCTTTGATACACATGCAGGTGAAGTACAAGCAGTGCGCGGAGTTACTTTTGATTTGAAAAAAGGGGAAACATTAGCGATTGTAGGAGAGTCTGGTTCTGGGAAATCAGTTACTTCTAAAGCGCTAATGGGGTTAATCCCAAATCCTCCAGGCCGTATTAAAAATGGAGAGATTATATTTGACGGTCGTGATTTAACGAAATTAACGGAAAAAGAAATGCAGCAAGTTCGTGGTAAAGATATCGCAATGATTTTCCAAGATCCAATGACATCATTAAATCCAACGATGACAATTGGGAATCAAATTATGGAAGGTCTTATTAAACACCAAGGGATGAGTAGAGGAGACGCACGTAAAGTTGCGTTAGAATTAATCGACCTTGTAGGTATTCCAAATCCAGAAGCACGTTTAAAACAATATCCTCACCAATTCTCAGGTGGTATGAGACAGCGTGTAGTTATTGCGATGGCGTTAGCTTGTAACCCGAAATTATTAATTGCCGATGAGCCGACAACAGCGCTAGACGTTACGATTCAGGCGCAAATTTTAGAGCTTATGAAAGACATTCAGCAAAAGACAGAAGCAGCAATCATTTTCATTACGCATGACTTAGGTGTAGTAGCAAACGTTGCTGACCGAGTTGCGGTTATGTATGCTGGTAAAGTTGTTGAAATTGGAACTGTAGATGAAATTTTCTACAACCCAAAACATCCGTACACATGGGGCTTAATCGCATCTATGCCAAGTTTAGATGGATCAGAGGAAGAGCTATATGCGATTCCAGGAACGCCTCCTGACTTATTAAAACCGCCAAAGGGTGATGCTTTTGCACCACGTAACCCACAGGCGCTGAAAATTGATTTTGAAATGGAACCGCCTTTATTTAAAGTAAGTGATACACACTATGCGGCAACTTGGTTACTTCACGAGCAAGCACCAGAAGTAAAACCGCCGGCAGTTGTTGAAAAACGTATTCTTCAAATGAAAGCAGGTGAACAACATGACTAA